The following are from one region of the Sorghum bicolor cultivar BTx623 chromosome 2, Sorghum_bicolor_NCBIv3, whole genome shotgun sequence genome:
- the LOC8081196 gene encoding multiple RNA-binding domain-containing protein 1, protein MDHHQARPTPTPRELQLPLAVPVPLRRRRTPRRPRQAATIPAVVVPRPAALPAPAPAPSAPRRLQIPPPPPVAGAADADYLMLLAHTVVSQADAEAEAAFPRAPAPVPAGEKLASSSSSSSPPLSSAAADEDNEKLYDDAPPLSPRAVDLQNPSSMSTDHGHAATDASAEGCKKAACPQGNTVAGSSKGDQSGGGMASPADGPSPMLQLGDDDEELEPGEIPQEKPAAGCDADPPAAHGSFLGKEEMVAAAGEEAKNIAGGEPAATGSDAHRRAVPPVVLSTDVVAAREGKAATTEMSAAERKRMREVFVGGLGRDATQEDVRAALSAAGEITEVRIIRDRTTGKNKGYCFVAYRDAAMASKAVAEFGNVKICGKACRVALPEGNEKANKIARRDPIVEDYNRMYEQRQQLSPAVHSSYFTSWDQHARHENNTYALPASSLSRSISKLSTHI, encoded by the exons atggaCCACCACCAAGCccggccgacgccgacgccgcgggAGCTGCAGCTGCCGTTGGCTGTGCCGGTGCCCCTGAGGAGGCGCCGGACCCCGCGTAGACCCAGGCAGGCCGCCACCATccccgccgtcgtcgtcccccGTCCGGCCGCTCTCCCAGCCCCAGCCCCAGCCCCATCCGCCCCCCGCCGCCTGCAGATCCCGCCGCCCCCACCCGTCGCCGGGGCTGCCGATGCCGATTACCTCATGCTCCTAGCCCACACCGTCGTGTCTCAAGCCGACGCGGAAGCGGAAGCCGCGtttcctcgcgctcccgctcccgtTCCCGCGGGCGAGAAActtgcctcctcctcctcctcctcctccccgccgCTGTCCTCGGCCGCCGCGGACGAGGACAACGAGAAACTCTACGACGACGCGCCGCCGCTTTCTCCTCGGGCCGTGGACCTCCAGAACCCGTCGTCCATGTCCACGGACCATGGCCACGCCGCCACCGATGCAAGTGCTGAAGGTTGTAAGAAAGCCGCTTGTCCCCAAGGCAACACCGTCGCCGGCAGCTCGAAAGGAGACCAAAGCGGCGGAGGTATGGCTTCGCCTGCCGACGGACCGTCGCCGATGCTGCAGCTGGGGGACGACGATGAGGAGCTAGAACCGGGCGAGATTCCGCAGGAGAAGCCGGCCGCCGGCTGCGATGCGGATCCTCCTGCTGCCCATGGATCCTTTCTGGGCAAGGAGGagatggtggcggcggcgggggaaGAAGCCAAGAACATAGCCGGCGGGGAGCCCGCCGCGACGGGCAGCGATGCTCATCGTCGTGCCGTCCCTCCGGTGGTGCTGAGCACGGATGTGGTGGCGGCGAGGGAGGGTAAGGCTGCGACGACAGAAATGTCTGCTGCGGAGCGGAAGAGGATGAGGGAGGTGTTCGTCGGCGGGCTTGGCAGGGACGCCACGCAAGAGGACGTCAGGGCGGCTCTCTCGGCGGCAGGTGAGATCACCGAGGTCCGCATCATCAGGGATAGAACGACGGGGAAGAACAAAGGCTACTGCTTCGTGGCCTACCGTGACGCCGCCATGGCCAGCAAGGCCGTCGCTGAGTTCGGCAATGTGAAG ATCTGTGGGAAGGCGTGTCGAGTTGCTCTTCCTGAGGGGAATGAAAAGGCTAATAAGATTGCTCGAA GAGATCCTATTGTTGAAGACTATAACCGCATGTATGAACAGAGACAACAACTTTCTCCA GCTGTTCATTCTTCTTATTTCACAAGCTGGGACCAGCATGCTAGGCACGAGAATAACACTTATGCTCTTCCAGCTTCAAGTTTATCTCGATCAATTTCTAAGCTATCGACACATATATAA